The genomic stretch GATCGCCGGCGTGCCGTCGATCTGCAGGGCGCGGGAGAGTGCGAGGTTGGCCTCGAGCCGGCGCTGGATGGCCGGGTCGTCCATCTCGCGCAGCAGGCGCGGCACATCGAGGCCGGCGCGTTGCGCCTCGGCGCGGATCGCCGCCTCGGTCGCCTCGCCGCGGTTGCGCATCAGCGCATCGTGCAGCTCGGAGTATTTGCCCTGGCGCTGCGCGGCCAGCAGCGCGCGAGCCGCGAAGACGCTCTGCGGACCCAGGATCGGGATGTCCTTCAGCACGACACGGACGTTCCGGTCGCGGCTGACCAGTTGCTCCATGTCCTCGTGCAGGCGCTTGCAGTAGGGGCAGCGGACGTCGAAGAACTCGACGATGCTGACATCGCCGCGCGGGTTGCCGCGGATCGGGTCGGCGGCGGTGTCGAACAGCGCGGCGCGGTGCTGCGCGATGCCGACCCGCTGGGCCTCGGTCCGCTCACGCTCCTCGGCGGCCTGGATGGCGGCGAAGGCATCGCGCAGGATGGACGGGTCGCGCCGCAGCGCCTCCCGCAGGATGCCCACAATCTCCTCGCGCTGCGCATCGCTGAAGGACTGCGCCATCGCGCGCCCGGCGAACACGGCGCCGGCGGCGGCCAGCAGGAAGGAACGTCGCAAGGGCTTCTCCCGGCGCGATGGCGCCCGATGGTCGCGCGGATCCGCGCAGGCGACAGGCCTGCCCGGCCGACGCCGTGACCCAGAATGGGGGCTGCGGCGGCTGTGCTCAACACCCCAGGCAGCTGCCGGTTGCCGGTCGGGGCGAAGGCGTCTATGGCCGGGGCGGAACAGCCGCGGCATGCGGATCGGAAGCGACGGGCCTGACCAAGGGGGCATTGGCCGGGGCCGCGGCTTCCATCGGCCGCACCGCATCGAACCGCCCGCGGGGCGGGCTGCGCATCAGGGGAGGCCGGGAGCCGGGCCATGACGACCACCACCATTCGCGGCACGGACGGCATCGCCAGGCACGGGCGCGCATCGCGGCGCCTGGCGCTGCTGCTGGCCGCCTTGCTGCCCGGGTGTTCGAGCCTCGGTTCCATGGTGCCCTCCTTCGGCGGGGCGCCCTCGGTGCCGCTCGGCACGCCGGGCAACGTGACCGGCTTCCTGGGCGGCGTGGCGGCCGACGAACCCCGCGCGGCGATCGTGGCGCGCGAGATCCTGTCCTCCGGCGGGTCGGCGGTGGATGCGGCGGTGGCGGGCGCCTTCACGATGGCGGTCACGCTGCCCTCGCGCGCCGGCCTGGGCGGCGGCGGCGCCTGCCTGGTTTACAGCGCCGGCCGGCGCGAGGTGGAGGCGGTGGTCTTCCCGGCCGGCGCGCGCACCGAATTGCCGCCGGGCACCGACCGACCGGCCGCGGTGCCGATGATGGCGCGCGGGCTGTTCCTGCTGCACACCCGCGGCGGGCGCCTGCGCTTCGAACAGCTGGTCCGCCCGGCCGAGGACCTGGCGCGCCAGGGCACCGAGATCAGCCGCGCCTTCGCCGACGACCTGGCGGTGGTGGCAGCGCCGCTGCTGACCGACCCGAATGCCCGGCGCGTCTTTGGCAGCCCGGGCGGCGGGCCGCTGCGCGCCGGCGAACGGATGACGCAACTCGACCTCGGCGCGACGCTGGCGCAGCTGCGCAACGGCGGGGTGGGCGAATTGTACCAGGGTCCGCTGTCGCAGCGCGTGGCCGAGGCCTCGCTGCTGGCCGGCGGCGGCCTGACCGAGGCGGACCTGCGCGCCGGGCGCGCCGACGCGACACAGGCGGTGCGCGTGGTGGCGGGCGCCGACCTGGTGCATTTCCTGCCGGCCTCGGGCGATGCGGGGGCGGGCACGGCGGGGGCCTTCCAGGCGGCACTTGGTGGTTCGCTGCCGGCGGCGGGCGGCGCGCCGGTTGGCGCGCAGGCCGGGCTCGTCACGGTCGACCCGCAAGGCAATGCGGTGGCCTGCGCCTTCACCATGAACAACCTGTTCGGCACCGGACGCGTGCTGCCGGAGATCGGCATCCTGCTGGCGGCGGCGCCGTCGGGCAGTGTTTCGCCGGCGCCGCTGGCGGTGGCCGTTGCCACGCGCGGGGATCTGCGCGGCTTCCGCGCGGCCAGCGCCGGGACGGGCCAGCAGGAGGCCGGCGCCGCGGCG from Roseomonas fluvialis encodes the following:
- a CDS encoding DsbA family protein; translated protein: MRRSFLLAAAGAVFAGRAMAQSFSDAQREEIVGILREALRRDPSILRDAFAAIQAAEERERTEAQRVGIAQHRAALFDTAADPIRGNPRGDVSIVEFFDVRCPYCKRLHEDMEQLVSRDRNVRVVLKDIPILGPQSVFAARALLAAQRQGKYSELHDALMRNRGEATEAAIRAEAQRAGLDVPRLLREMDDPAIQRRLEANLALSRALQIDGTPAIVVGDTLITGALPLAQLERLVAEQRQRPR
- a CDS encoding gamma-glutamyltransferase; this encodes MTTTTIRGTDGIARHGRASRRLALLLAALLPGCSSLGSMVPSFGGAPSVPLGTPGNVTGFLGGVAADEPRAAIVAREILSSGGSAVDAAVAGAFTMAVTLPSRAGLGGGGACLVYSAGRREVEAVVFPAGARTELPPGTDRPAAVPMMARGLFLLHTRGGRLRFEQLVRPAEDLARQGTEISRAFADDLAVVAAPLLTDPNARRVFGSPGGGPLRAGERMTQLDLGATLAQLRNGGVGELYQGPLSQRVAEASLLAGGGLTEADLRAGRADATQAVRVVAGADLVHFLPASGDAGAGTAGAFQAALGGSLPAAGGAPVGAQAGLVTVDPQGNAVACAFTMNNLFGTGRVLPEIGILLAAAPSGSVSPAPLAVAVATRGDLRGFRAASAGTGQQEAGAAAAGAMAAALRRTPMADAFTAIPQPGRGLVISCPGYAPGSTATCTGGADPRGGGVAIGSFAR